Proteins from a single region of Strix aluco isolate bStrAlu1 chromosome 5, bStrAlu1.hap1, whole genome shotgun sequence:
- the GABARAPL1 gene encoding gamma-aminobutyric acid receptor-associated protein-like 1, translating to MKFQYKEDHPFEYRKKEGEKIRKKYPDRVPVIVEKAPKARVPDLDKRKYLVPSDLTVGQFYFLIRKRIHLRPEDALFFFVNNTIPPTSATMGQLYEDNHEEDYFLYVAYSDESVYGK from the exons ATGAAGTTCCAGTACAAGGAAGACCACCCGTTCGAgtacaggaaaaaagaaggggagaaaatcaGGAAGAAATACCCCGACAGAGTCCCC GTAATTGTGGAAAAAGCACCAAAAGCCAGAGTACCCGACCTAGACAAAAGGAAGTATCTTGTGCCTTCTGACCTCACAG TTGGCCAGTTCTACTTCTTAATCCGAAAGCGAATCCACCTGAGGCCAGAAGATGCCCTGTTCTTCTTTGTCAATAATACCATCCCTCCCACCAGTGCTACCATGGGCCAGCTGTATGAG GATAACCACGAGGAGGACTATTTTCTCTATGTGGCCTACAGCGATGAGAGTGTCTATGGCAAGTGA